One Papaver somniferum cultivar HN1 chromosome 10, ASM357369v1, whole genome shotgun sequence genomic window carries:
- the LOC113317600 gene encoding RNA polymerase II subunit 5-mediating protein homolog isoform X2: protein MEQREKGTVTSLASLVSVEEAQKAAKRVEGSIAEHQKELDNIRHFISDNNNLINLVHKLPDELHHDIMVPFGKAAFFPGRLVHTNEFTVLLGEGYYVQRTSKQTVGILQRRGEVLDSQVESLKAMMLDLKAEASFFGSTAAEAAEGVFEIREEYVEEHPTERMSNKADLEKPDTSSSSEVHNVEVSGEDEEYARIMSRLNELEKEELEAEHVNEDTDFGCSINEHSFEQLKISQVENLTVQQPPEVNYLHRESLQRKGTSNPTKPLQPEKEKAQVVNTSKTEISDDKASKDNPETGFDSTKAFTGSVVEHTHGLLANAASETTSSQSTGLRTSKPVSRFKMQKGSR, encoded by the exons ATGGAGCAAAGAGAAAAGGGCACTGTAACATCTCTTGCGTCTTTAGTCTCGGTAGAAGAAGCCCAAAAGGCAGCAAAGAGAGTAGAGGGTTCCATTGCTGAACACCAGAAGGAGTTAGACAATATTCGTCATTTCATTTCTGACAACAACAATCTAATCAATCTCGTTCATAAGCTTCCTGATGAACTCCATCATGATATCATG GTTCCATTTGGAAAAGCAGCGTTCTTCCCTGGTCGTTTAGTTCACACTAATGAGTTCACC GTACTATTAGGGGAAGGATATTATGTGCAACGAACATCGAAACAAACAGTGGGTATTTTACAAAGAAGGGGAGAAGTTTTGGATTCCCAAGTTGAGTCCCTCAAGGCAATGATGTTGGACCTTAAAGCTGAAGCTTCTTTTTTTGGTTCTactgctgctgaagctgct GAAGGTGTTTTTGAGATTAGGGAAGAATATGTCGAAGAGCACCCTACGGAAAGGATGTCAAATAAGGCAG ATTTGGAAAAGCCAGATACATCCAGTTCTTCTGAAGTGCATAATGTGGAAGTTTCTGGTGAAGACGAGGAATATGCTCGTATTATGTCCAGGTTAAATGAACTTGAGaaagaagaacttgaagctgaacaTGTTAATGAGGATACCGACTTTGGGTGCTCGATAAATGAGCATTCTTTCGAGCAGCTCAAAATCTCTCAA GTTGAGAATTTGACTGTGCAGCAACCTCCTGAAG TTAATTATTTGCATCGAGAAAGTTTACAAAGAAAGGGCACTTCCAACCCTACAAAGCCATTGCAACCTGAAAAGGAGAAAGCTCAAGTAGTGAATACTTCAAAAACTGAG ATTTCTGACGATAAAGCCTCAAAAGATAATCCTGAAACAGGGTTTGATAGTACCAAG GCGTTTACTGGGTCGGTTGTCGAACATACTCATGGTCTCCTTGCTAATGCAGCCAGCGAAACCACTTCCTCACAG TCGACTGGTTTAAGAACATCAAAGCCAGTTTCCAGATTCAAGATGCAGAAAGGTAGTCGGTGA
- the LOC113317600 gene encoding RNA polymerase II subunit 5-mediating protein homolog isoform X1 yields MEQREKGTVTSLASLVSVEEAQKAAKRVEGSIAEHQKELDNIRHFISDNNNLINLVHKLPDELHHDIMVPFGKAAFFPGRLVHTNEFTVLLGEGYYVQRTSKQTVGILQRRGEVLDSQVESLKAMMLDLKAEASFFGSTAAEAAEGVFEIREEYVEEHPTERMSNKADLEKPDTSSSSEVHNVEVSGEDEEYARIMSRLNELEKEELEAEHVNEDTDFGCSINEHSFEQLKISQGHQHEKSSLKQNSRSSSQSKQNSADRSTVENLTVQQPPEVNYLHRESLQRKGTSNPTKPLQPEKEKAQVVNTSKTEISDDKASKDNPETGFDSTKAFTGSVVEHTHGLLANAASETTSSQSTGLRTSKPVSRFKMQKGSR; encoded by the exons ATGGAGCAAAGAGAAAAGGGCACTGTAACATCTCTTGCGTCTTTAGTCTCGGTAGAAGAAGCCCAAAAGGCAGCAAAGAGAGTAGAGGGTTCCATTGCTGAACACCAGAAGGAGTTAGACAATATTCGTCATTTCATTTCTGACAACAACAATCTAATCAATCTCGTTCATAAGCTTCCTGATGAACTCCATCATGATATCATG GTTCCATTTGGAAAAGCAGCGTTCTTCCCTGGTCGTTTAGTTCACACTAATGAGTTCACC GTACTATTAGGGGAAGGATATTATGTGCAACGAACATCGAAACAAACAGTGGGTATTTTACAAAGAAGGGGAGAAGTTTTGGATTCCCAAGTTGAGTCCCTCAAGGCAATGATGTTGGACCTTAAAGCTGAAGCTTCTTTTTTTGGTTCTactgctgctgaagctgct GAAGGTGTTTTTGAGATTAGGGAAGAATATGTCGAAGAGCACCCTACGGAAAGGATGTCAAATAAGGCAG ATTTGGAAAAGCCAGATACATCCAGTTCTTCTGAAGTGCATAATGTGGAAGTTTCTGGTGAAGACGAGGAATATGCTCGTATTATGTCCAGGTTAAATGAACTTGAGaaagaagaacttgaagctgaacaTGTTAATGAGGATACCGACTTTGGGTGCTCGATAAATGAGCATTCTTTCGAGCAGCTCAAAATCTCTCAA GGACATCAACATGAGAAGAGttctttgaagcaaaatagtaGAAGTTCAAGTCAATCCAAGCAAAATTCTGCTGACCGGTCAACT GTTGAGAATTTGACTGTGCAGCAACCTCCTGAAG TTAATTATTTGCATCGAGAAAGTTTACAAAGAAAGGGCACTTCCAACCCTACAAAGCCATTGCAACCTGAAAAGGAGAAAGCTCAAGTAGTGAATACTTCAAAAACTGAG ATTTCTGACGATAAAGCCTCAAAAGATAATCCTGAAACAGGGTTTGATAGTACCAAG GCGTTTACTGGGTCGGTTGTCGAACATACTCATGGTCTCCTTGCTAATGCAGCCAGCGAAACCACTTCCTCACAG TCGACTGGTTTAAGAACATCAAAGCCAGTTTCCAGATTCAAGATGCAGAAAGGTAGTCGGTGA